A genome region from Geobacter pickeringii includes the following:
- a CDS encoding DUF3373 domain-containing protein, producing MKRTTRNILATAVLLGLSQPLAVLAADPDLQKKVDSMEKELESLKQQMKDTDHKIEKVEGKSLGKWLTIGGDYRFRVDSLRGATKGYTDVNSTFQKAANQLQASFFANPTVANGQALSGLMAFSNSMKQATTYGAAQQFLQNNQAMLGGLQNFAVPVPDYKPKNDTLYTNRFGLDVHAKATKDVTVNVRLLMYKTFGSQDDAAVTNGGSTPFFADRVGVFDGTLGHVPSSSYLDVDRAYATWSNIADQPIWLSVGRRPSTGGAPTNLRLNNERPGNGGTPALLVDYAFDGMTLGWAPDIEALPGAYAKVCYGRGYENGFVGNSLAATNSLRDTDMLGVAIIPVDTDPLRVWLQWNRGFNIFDFPVMKNTAFGNTAPSVNLGDIDWYGAGAMSTLKNVGPGNLNFFGDFGASITHPNNNVSANAGFQGLLTGGFFQPEAPSDKTGWAAYVGARYDYTPSGTKLGFEYNHGSKNWITFTPAADDMWTSKLGTRGNVYEGYLIQELNLKPISSYLSKVFFRLGYQYYDFEYTGSNNWVGAPVKIADIKQSDMLLLTPVKYAQDIYATFEVHF from the coding sequence ATGAAACGCACGACCCGCAACATCCTTGCCACAGCGGTACTCCTGGGGCTCTCCCAGCCGCTGGCAGTCTTGGCGGCCGACCCGGACCTGCAGAAGAAGGTCGATTCCATGGAGAAGGAACTGGAGAGCCTGAAGCAGCAGATGAAGGACACGGACCACAAGATAGAAAAAGTCGAAGGGAAGTCCCTCGGAAAATGGCTGACCATTGGCGGCGATTACCGGTTCCGGGTCGATTCGCTGCGGGGGGCAACCAAGGGCTACACCGATGTGAACAGCACGTTCCAAAAAGCAGCCAACCAGTTGCAGGCCAGTTTTTTCGCTAATCCTACAGTTGCCAATGGGCAAGCACTCAGTGGCCTCATGGCTTTTTCCAACAGCATGAAGCAGGCTACCACGTATGGGGCGGCGCAGCAGTTCCTGCAGAATAACCAGGCAATGTTGGGGGGATTACAGAACTTCGCCGTACCGGTCCCCGACTACAAGCCGAAGAACGACACCCTCTACACCAACCGCTTCGGCCTCGACGTCCATGCCAAGGCGACCAAGGACGTGACGGTCAACGTCCGGCTCCTCATGTACAAAACGTTCGGCTCCCAGGATGACGCGGCCGTGACCAACGGCGGAAGCACGCCGTTCTTTGCCGACCGGGTTGGCGTCTTTGACGGCACCCTCGGCCATGTTCCCTCTTCCAGCTATCTCGATGTGGACCGCGCCTATGCCACCTGGTCCAACATCGCCGATCAGCCGATCTGGTTGTCGGTCGGCCGCCGGCCGTCCACGGGCGGAGCGCCGACCAACCTTCGCCTCAACAACGAGCGTCCCGGCAACGGCGGCACCCCGGCGCTGCTGGTGGACTACGCCTTCGACGGGATGACCCTCGGCTGGGCCCCGGACATCGAGGCGCTTCCCGGTGCCTACGCCAAGGTCTGCTACGGTCGCGGGTATGAGAACGGCTTCGTCGGCAACTCCCTCGCCGCCACCAATAGCCTCAGGGACACCGACATGCTCGGCGTCGCCATCATCCCGGTCGACACCGATCCGCTGCGCGTCTGGCTGCAATGGAACCGGGGCTTCAACATCTTCGACTTCCCGGTCATGAAAAACACCGCATTCGGGAACACCGCCCCCTCCGTCAACCTCGGCGACATCGACTGGTACGGAGCCGGTGCCATGAGCACCCTGAAGAACGTTGGCCCGGGCAACCTGAACTTCTTCGGCGACTTCGGCGCGAGCATCACTCACCCCAACAACAACGTTTCCGCCAACGCCGGCTTCCAGGGGCTCCTGACCGGCGGTTTCTTCCAGCCTGAAGCGCCAAGCGACAAGACCGGCTGGGCCGCCTATGTCGGAGCCCGTTACGACTACACCCCGTCCGGCACCAAGCTCGGCTTCGAGTACAACCACGGCTCGAAGAACTGGATCACCTTCACCCCCGCGGCCGACGACATGTGGACCTCCAAGCTGGGAACCCGCGGCAACGTCTATGAAGGCTACCTGATCCAGGAGCTTAACCTGAAGCCGATCTCCTCATACCTGAGCAAGGTCTTCTTCCGTCTCGGGTACCAGTACTACGACTTCGAGTACACCGGCAGCAACAACTGGGTCGGCGCACCGGTCAAGATTGCCGACATCAAGCAGTCTGACATGCTTCTGCTGACCCCGGTAAAATACGCTCAGGACATCTATGCAACATTCGAGGTGCATTTCTAA